A DNA window from Pseudomonas tohonis contains the following coding sequences:
- the rssC gene encoding anti-sigma factor antagonist RssC yields the protein MSTGKIQFAEQDGTFVLKFVGEIRLTLCSALDATIEKIFSALNFSAIVIDLTETRSIDSTTLGLLAKLSILSRQKVGLLPTVVTTHPDITRLLQSMGFDQVFNIVGKPLPCPECLEDLPPQDQTEDVVRIKVLEAHRILMGLNESNREAFHDLVSALERS from the coding sequence ATGAGTACCGGTAAAATCCAGTTTGCCGAGCAGGACGGGACCTTCGTCCTGAAGTTCGTCGGTGAAATTCGCCTTACCTTGTGTTCGGCTCTGGATGCGACCATTGAAAAGATCTTCTCCGCGCTGAATTTCTCTGCGATCGTCATCGATCTCACGGAAACTCGCAGCATCGACAGCACCACGCTCGGCCTCCTGGCCAAGTTGTCGATCCTGTCGCGGCAGAAGGTGGGACTGTTGCCGACCGTGGTGACCACCCATCCGGACATTACCCGACTCTTGCAGTCGATGGGGTTCGACCAGGTGTTCAACATCGTCGGCAAACCGCTGCCATGCCCGGAATGCCTGGAAGACCTGCCTCCGCAGGACCAGACCGAGGACGTGGTACGCATCAAGGTGCTGGAAGCACACCGCATCCTGATGGGGCTCAACGAGTCCAATCGAGAAGCCTTCCACGATCTGGTGAGCGCCCTCGAGCGCAGCTGA
- the tal gene encoding transaldolase — MTSKLDQLKQFTTVVADTGDLDAIARLKPVDATTNPSLLLKAAALPRYAELLDAAVAGSAGDLGLACDRFGVAVGQEILKVIPGRISTEVDARLSFDTQATLRRAERLIGLYDKAGIGRDRVLIKIASTWEGIRAAEQLERDGIQTNLTLLFNFAQAVACADAGVFLISPFVGRIYDWYKKAEGRDFTGAEDPGVQSVSRIYRYYKAHGYDTVVMGASFRNLGQIEQLAGCDRLTISPDLLQQLADDQGSLERRLSAGSDNEARVALDQAQFRWQFNEDAMATEKLAEGIRLFARDQEKLEALLKARA; from the coding sequence CCTCAAGCCGGTCGACGCCACCACCAACCCCTCGCTGCTGCTCAAGGCCGCCGCCCTGCCCCGCTACGCGGAACTGCTCGATGCAGCCGTGGCCGGCAGCGCGGGCGATCTGGGCCTGGCCTGCGACCGCTTCGGCGTCGCCGTGGGCCAGGAGATCCTCAAGGTGATCCCGGGCCGTATCTCCACGGAAGTCGACGCCCGCCTGTCCTTCGATACCCAGGCCACGCTGCGCCGCGCCGAGCGCCTGATCGGCTTGTACGACAAGGCCGGCATCGGTCGCGACCGCGTGCTGATCAAGATCGCCTCCACCTGGGAAGGCATCCGCGCGGCCGAGCAGCTGGAGCGCGACGGCATCCAGACCAACCTGACGCTGTTGTTCAACTTCGCCCAGGCGGTCGCCTGCGCCGATGCCGGGGTCTTCCTCATCTCGCCTTTCGTCGGCCGTATCTACGACTGGTACAAGAAGGCCGAAGGCCGCGATTTCACCGGTGCCGAGGATCCTGGCGTGCAGTCGGTCTCGCGCATCTACCGCTACTACAAGGCCCACGGCTACGACACGGTGGTGATGGGCGCGAGCTTCCGCAACCTCGGTCAGATCGAGCAATTGGCCGGTTGCGATCGCCTGACCATCAGCCCCGACCTCCTGCAACAGCTCGCGGACGACCAGGGCAGCCTGGAGCGCAGGCTCAGCGCCGGCAGCGACAACGAAGCGCGCGTCGCGCTGGACCAGGCCCAGTTCCGTTGGCAGTTCAACGAAGATGCGATGGCGACCGAGAAGCTCGCCGAAGGCATCCGTCTGTTCGCCCGCGATCAGGAAAAGCTCGAAGCCCTGCTCAAGGCCCGCGCCTGA